Below is a window of Pseudomonadota bacterium DNA.
CCCTGGCTTTTTCGCCGGGCTGACCTCGAAACCGCATTACCGCAAATCAGCTCGGAGCCGATTTTCATCCAACCGGCCCGGTTGGAAGCAAATCGGCCCCGGGCTTCGTCTCCGCCCAAAGCCTTGCCGCAGGTAAAACCGCTGCCGCCTCTCCTCGAGAAGATTAATCCGCCGTTAGCCCCGCCTGCGATTAATCCCCGGATCAAGCTTGACGCAATCAAGATTGAGACTCGCATTGACCAGGATTTCAAATTGCAGCCCCTGCCCGTGGTTCCGGCCGCGACCCCGGAATTTTATCGCTTTGACGAAGTTGACCGGCAACCGTTGAGCACGGCGCGCATGGAGCCCATTTATCCGTTTCTGGCTCGGCGCCGGGGGATCGAGGGCAGTGTCAAGATTCGTTTTCTGGTCACGCGTCAGGGTCTGGTGGAAGGTTTGGAAATTATTGCGGCCGAGCCCCCGGGCTATTTTGAAAAAGCGGTGCAGGAGACCGTGGCGAACTGGCGTTTTGAGCCCGGACTGGTCAACGGTGCCAAGGTCAGAACCATGGTTGAAACGA
It encodes the following:
- a CDS encoding energy transducer TonB, with amino-acid sequence MSCDHRRKRDLPLALFWALVMNLLIMALMPWLFRRADLETALPQISSEPIFIQPARLEANRPRASSPPKALPQVKPLPPLLEKINPPLAPPAINPRIKLDAIKIETRIDQDFKLQPLPVVPAATPEFYRFDEVDRQPLSTARMEPIYPFLARRRGIEGSVKIRFLVTRQGLVEGLEIIAAEPPGYFEKAVQETVANWRFEPGLVNGAKVRTMVETTIVFKLGR